The sequence GTGATGAGGTTGGTGCTCATCAATTTCATCTGTTCATTCATAATCTCGGCTGGGATTACAGGAATCTCTGCAACAGTGAAATCATCCTCATCCGGCATCACGGCAGGGTCAAATCCGGCAAAGGCATTCATGTAAGCATGCAGATCGACAATGGGCGAGTTGGCTATCAGGGCCTTGATTCTCGGTTCATGTGCTGCTGCCTGGGTGGCAAAATAACCGCCAAAGCTGATGCCAAGCAACGCTGTCCGTTGAGGATCACTTTCTTTCCTGGCAGTAAGCCAATCAAGAACAGTTGACACCACCCTTTCAAAATCAGGGATAAAACTGCTTTGAGGGATAAAACGACAACTGTCCATCTGCCCTGGCCCGGCAAAGAGGAGGACATTATAGCCCCGCTTCAGAGCGGCCATACCACGGGCCATGAACTCTTCTTCCAGGGTTCCGTCAAAACCACTGACAATGAGTAAGGTCTTTTCTTTTCTGGTGTCCTTCTCAGGTGTAAAGAGATAGACAGGCAAGGCCTCTTCTCCAAAGGGAATCCGGACATGGGTGAGGTTGTAGTCAAAACATTCTGCAGCCTTCAGGAAACAGTCTCTGGAACTCATCCCAAGCCGGGCATGGTCGGGGACGACACAAGAAGAGTAATATTCTGCGGCCCGAAAGGAGTTGCAGGCCATAAGGAAGAGCTCGCCGCTGCTGATGCGGTGTCC comes from Desulfocapsa sulfexigens DSM 10523 and encodes:
- a CDS encoding alpha/beta hydrolase family protein, producing the protein MGSLERSATRVQGFQDKEMDFQLIRQLGSCQTGGASIGQCLHLAAKIEDGNPGAWVKEFSNLARQQEEEARQRLEKGHRISSGELFLMACNSFRAAEYYSSCVVPDHARLGMSSRDCFLKAAECFDYNLTHVRIPFGEEALPVYLFTPEKDTRKEKTLLIVSGFDGTLEEEFMARGMAALKRGYNVLLFAGPGQMDSCRFIPQSSFIPDFERVVSTVLDWLTARKESDPQRTALLGISFGGYFATQAAAHEPRIKALIANSPIVDLHAYMNAFAGFDPAVMPDEDDFTVAEIPVIPAEIMNEQMKLMSTNLITRFGRGSMKKSFVYMQEFRVGEHLKEIRCPSLALLGEGEGEEPQRQFEAFCRGVSGKLDSCRFTAAQGADSHCQVGNLSYSSGVILDWLDECFS